The Thermacetogenium phaeum DSM 12270 genome segment TGTAGTTATCATAAAAAGCTTCCCTGTTTCAGGGTCTTTGAAGACCGTCCCTACCTTTTCGTAAACCTTGCCCCCTTCCTGCCTCTCGACCAGGTCACGCCGCACATCGGGGAGATGAGAAACTTCCCTTGCTTTTTTCAATTCGATTCTTTCCCCCTGAGGGGCGATCGGGACTTGCCAGTAGATCACCAGAGCGAGCATCAAGCCACAGGCGAAGACCAGCATGGCGTCCACAATGTTAATTGCTCCCTCCAAGGGATTTACTTCCTCAGCCGCAGTCAGCAGCCCCTTCTTTTTCCGCAGCGACTTCACGGCTCCTGCTCACCTCCAGCAAAGCTTCAGTAACGGTTTCCAGGATGCTCATGTAATCCTCATACCAGCGCCGGCGAACCCTGGAAATAAAAAAGGCAACAGCAGCCGAGGCCAGACCAAGCACGGTGGCGTCAAAGGCTGTCAGCAAGCTTTCCGCAAGAATCTCGGTGTCCCCCTGGCTCAGAGCAATCAGTCCTGGGCCGAGAGGAATCAGGGTCGCCATCAAGCCGAGCATAGGGCCCAACCGGGCCACAAGGTCTGTTTTGGTCACTATCTTTTCGTAAAAAAGCTCCTCCTGGGTAAGCATTCTGCGTGCCAGAGCCTCCCAGGCAGCGTGGGGCAGTTCTGCCTGCGCCAGCAGCGCCCCCAGTGCTTCTTTCTGCCTGCGGAGCATATTGCTTTCCTTAATCAACCTTTCCAGTTCTGCCCGGTCCCTGCTCGCTTTGATTCTCCTCACCAAATCAGAAACATCGGTTAAAGCAACGCGCCTCGAAAAGAGCCATTCCACCAGCAGGCTACCCAGTTCGATTACAGCAAAACAGATGAAGAAAAGGAGAACAGCGATGGTGGGAGCTAGCAGGATGGCAGAAACCTGGTGCATTACTTCCCTCAATCCGTGCAACAAATCCAATTTCAACCCCTCCTCAGAAACTAATCAGATGCACCTGGGCAAATTCTCGCCTGTGCCGGAGAAGCCCCTTTACTCCACCTACCGCAAACAGGGCCAGAAGGATCCCAACAGTAGACCAGCAGGAGGCTTGCTCCTGAGAATTTGTGGCAGGCGATGGAACAGGTTCTATTTCAAAGATCCGCGCCCCTGGCTGAGCCTCAGGCGCTCGGAGCGACGAAGGTGCTGAACTTGCCTGCTGCTGAGAGCTCGTCTGAACCGGTTTTTTTCCTTCTGCTGATGACTCCTTCTGAGCCACAGGAGTAGCTCCCTTTTCCCCGAGCCGGACCCGCGAACCCTCAACTTTCTCCTGTTCTCCGCCTGTTCCAGAGCCCTCAGCCTGCCCTTGCTCTTCGCCTGTTCCGCCTCCCTGCAGGCCGTGGATTGTTCCCGTAATCTTTTCCACCTCACCTCCTCCCCATTTTTCCAGGGCCACCTTCAGCCCCGGCACGTAAGTGTATTCCAGGGGCAGGTCATCCTGGTCGAGGATGGGGCTTTCGCTGTAACAGTGGAAGAGCACCTTGCACGCCTTCAGCAGTTCTTTGAAAACTTCGGGCCGGTTTGTGCCCCACTCCGTTTCCGAATAAATGTTGCCCAGGCGGTTCACAAACCGGTCGGCCACCTTTTCCGGGTCCTGCGGAGACCCGATCAATGTAACACCAGAGCCAAACTCTCCTGCAGGAGGAGCAAAGATCCTGGCCGTTGCCAGTTCACCTGCCTCTTCTGGTTGGTGGCCTTTGGCCAGGAACTCGTGGACAGCAATTATCCAGCATGTAGCGACATAGTTGGAGTCTAGCGGTTCCCTCCCTTTTACGAGCAGACCGGCTTTTTCTAAAGGGGCAAGGGAAGCATCCAGGGCCACTTGAAGTTCGGGATAGGCCGAGGTGATGCTCTGGTAAGAGGCCGCCAGGGCCAAGCGATGCGCCCGGTCCAGCATAATCACCTGGTCTTTGAAAAGATCACGAAACAATCCTGTGGTGATTGTTATGACATCTGTGCGCGGCCGGCCCAATTCACTGGAACTGATCAACTCCAGGCCAATCACCTTTCCAGATGGATCCCACCGGGGCCTGACACCAAGCAGGGCAAGGGCAAAGGAAACCATCGGCCCTTCTCTCCCCGCCGTCTCTTTGCCCCATACCACTGCTGCTACCCGCGGGGGATAACTTCCCTTTTCCGCTTTGAACTTTTTGACAGCCTCCCGGGCCAGCTTTTCTCCTGCAGCATAGGCCTCCCGACTGGGATATCTTTCAGGATCGATGGTTTCTTTCTTGATTTTTTCGTCAAAGCGGAAGACACCCAGATCTGATTGCCCCAGAGCAGGAGAGGCAAAACAGGTGGCAAAGAGATAAACTGCGAACAAGAGCAGGATCCATTTCCAGCGCCGCAATTCCTCCGCCTCCTTTCTTCAGAAATCACTCTCTCGTGAGGCTGAACGCACCGTCAACATTTCCTGTAGTTTCCCGTCCACCAGGCAGTAAATCCGCCGGCAGAACAACCGGGCCAGCTCTAAATCGTGGGTGATGAAGAGATAGGCCAATCCTTTCTCCTTCTGAATCTCCTGCAAAAGCCTGATGATCTGCGCCTGGGTAATGACATCCAGCATACTGGTAGGTTCATCCAGGACGAGAAACTTTGGCTCGAGCACCATGACCCTGGCGATGGCTGCCCTCTGCAGTTCTCCCCCGCTCAACTGGGAGGGGTAACGGTCCAGATGCTCTTTATAAAGGCCGATGGTTTCCAGTTGTTCCAAAAGAGCTCTTTCCGTGAATGGAATCCCGTGCAGCCTAAAAGGTTCGGCCAGGCTCCGGATTAATCTCCATTTGGGGTTGAAGGCCGCCTCGGGGTGCTGGAAGATGATCTGGACCCGGCGCCGGAAATCCTTATTCTCTGACGGAGTCAGTCTGGTGATTTCCTTCCCGTTAAAGAAAATCTGACCGTCATCAGGTTTTAAAAGACCCGTTAAAAGGAGCCCCAGGGTGGTTTTGCCGCTCCCACTCTCCCCGACGAGGCCTACGGTCTCCCCTTTATCGATAAAGATCTCGGCCTCTTTGATCACCTTAATGGACCTTTTCTTGAGCCACCCGATCTTATAGGTCTTGCTCAGGGCAACTGCTTTAACTAACATAGAGCCAGCACCTCACCCGGCGACCGTTTTCTTCTAAAAGAGGCGGCTCTTCCTGGCAGCGGCGGAAGGCACGGGGACAACGCATCCTGAAACGACAGCCAGGTTCTCCATAGCTGGCGTGCTCAGGGGCGTAGCCGGCCAGCGGCCGCAAGCCGCGGGGGGGTAAGGCGGCCAGCAACGCCTGGGCGTAAGGGTGAAGCGGCTGTCTGAAGAATTCCGCCCGGGGAGCCACCTCCACAATTTGGGCTGCATACATTACTGCCACCTTTTCGGCAAACTTTTCGGCAAAACAGAGATCGTGGGTAACAGTTAAGATGGTTTTTCCAGTCAAACTCTGAAAGAGATTCAAGATCTCTTCCCGCCTCTCCCAGTCCACTCCCTTTGTCGGTTCATCGGCCAGCAGGACCTCGGGCTCGGCAACTACCCCCATGGCCACCAGCGCTCTCTGCTTCATCCCCCCGCTGTACTGATGCGGGTACTCGAAGGCTCTTTTTTGAGCCTCGGGGATGCCTAGTTGCCCGAGCAGAGAAACCGCCTTTGCCAGAGCGGGCCTCTTTTTGAAGCCCAGGTGGACGATCAGAGGCTCGGCCACTTGAATTCCCACGGTTAAGACGGGGTTCAAGGCGTTTCCTGTCCCTTGCGGGATGTAGGCCAGCTCCCGCCCCCGGATCCGGCAGAGTTCATCCTCGGATAAACGGAGAAGGTTCCTTCCTTCGTACCAGACTTCCCCGGAAATCCGGGCCCCGGCCGGCAGAAGGCGGAGAAGGGAGAGAAGCAGGACGCTTTTGCCGCTGCCTGTTTCCCCGACCAGGGCCACCCGCTCCCCTTTTTCAATCTCCAGGTCAACCTTGTCCACTGCCCGGATTGAACCCCCGGGACCCGGAAATTCCACCGACAGGTTCCTGATAAGAAGCAAATTGGAATCCACTATCAAACACCCCACCTGACAGCTTAAAAAAAGCCCCCGCCTACCCCTTCCCTTGCGGAGTAGGCACTGAAATAAAAAACCACGAAGATCTCCCCCTTCCGGCAGGGCACAAGACCTTCGTGGTCCCTTATCGACAATATTCTTGATGCTGCCAGTTCAAAAACCACAAGCAAGGGACGGCTTCTGCCGCCTCTTTTTGCTGAGTTTACTTCGACACGAAACAGAAAATTCCTGCGCAGGATGCCGTAAAAAAACCGCTTCCGTCCCGATATTTTTCAGTCGGTGCCGGCAGCGCACCTCCCTATTTGCTTAAAGGCCGGGCAGCTTCCCGGGGTAACCTCCCTGTAGACTCAATATTAGCAGGAAGACAAACACCCGGCTTCCCTTCACTCAGCCGGCAGATCCGTGGCAGAACATCCCTGCCAGTTCCGGTTCGTGGCTGATGAAAAGGTAAGCTACTCCCTTCTCCCCAGCTAAATGAGGGTATGCTGCCGACTGTTCTTGTTGAATTCGCAAATTCTTGCCAGCTCCTGCCACCTGGTGTAAACTAAAGAAGATAGAAACGATGTAAAAAGGCAGGTGTCCGGAATGTACGGCGGGTATAATGAAACGCCCCAGTTTGAAGAATACCTGGCAGGCCACAAAAGGCGAGCCTGGATGGAAGAAAAATTTCTCGTTGCCCGTAAAAGAGAGGCCTGGAAAAAGGCAAAGCGACTGGCAAAAGAACTGCCGCTTCTATTCCCGCTGTGCCGCATTTATCTGTTTGGCTCCTTGACCAATGGGCACTTTTCCACCTTCTCGGATATAGACATTGCCCTGGAAGGCCTGGATGAGAAGGACCACTTAAAAACGTTAACGGCTGCCGAAAATATCGCCCGTCCCTTCCGGGTAGATGTAATCCGGCTGGAAGAAGCCCCGTTATCCTTGAAGAGAAAAATATTCAGCCAGGGTGTGATTATTTATGAGCAAGGAAAAGATTAGTGCTTACCTGAGTTTAATAGGTGACCTGGAAGATAAGATGTCCTTCATAGAGAACATTGCCCGCAAAATTAATTCTCTGGGCCAGGAAATAAGCCGTATTTCTGGCAAGATTCCCGAGGAAAAGTTAATGGCCCTGGCCGGTTACCTGCACCATTTTTACACCGGAATAGAAGACATTCTAGCGCGGATAATTAAAACAGTGGACGGCTACATGCCCCGTTCTGGGGACTGGCATTCGGAATTGCTCTATGTTAGTTCGCGGAAAACGCCCGGTGTTAGGCCGGCTATAATCTCGGCTGAGCTGCAGGAGATATTGAGCGACTACAAGGCATTCAGGCACCTTTACCGTCATGCCTATACCAAAGAGCTGCGATGGAAAAAGATAGAGCATCTGGCCCTAAATATACAGGATGTCTGGATGGCTTTTAAGAAAAGTATCGGGGCAATTATTCAATTCCTACAAAAAATAATTAACAAGCTGGAGAAAAATGAATTTTGAAAGGTGAAGACCCTGGTGCGCTCCTTGGCCGGCCCAGCGTTCAAACCATCCGGGCTCTTTAAGGCTTACTCGAATAAACGGTCGAATTCTTCACCACCCACCGGATGTTGCCGCAGGTCTCGCCATTATCCGGGCTCGACTACCCAGCATTCTCCACCGCATCGCTTGCCGAAACCTGACATTCTCCTCAAACAACACCTGTTTCCAATTCCCATTTGTCATCTACTCTCCATAGGATCATCCCCAACCGCACTCGATCCTTTCTCCGGAAAACTCCATTAGTTGCCCGTCGCTTTACGTGATCAGTCATCTTTTCTTTAACCTCAGGAGTCACCTCTGTATAGAACTGAAAGAGTTCCTCCAGATCAGCTATTGCCTCTGCTATCGGCAACTCTTGCTCCCAATCGTCCACCCAGACCTGAAAAGAAGGATAATAACCCGAGGTGTAGAGGTAGTTGAGGGGGTAGATAATATCGTGACCCGGCGGAGGCATTTCTTCGCCAAAGATCATCCGCCACAGCTCCTCCCGCACCGTACTCTGCCGCCGCCCGGCAAAGTCGCACAGAAAACACCACCGGCGGGAGCAGGTCATCATTTTTTGAAGGGTTTCCGCATCCCGCACGCCAGGCGTGAGGGAGGCAAAGACCAGGTCGAACCGCCTGGCCAGGCCTTCTTGCGCCGGGTCAATCCTTTCCCACTCCCGGTCAAGAAAGTGGACGTTTGCCAGTCCTTGTGCCTCCACCCTCTTTTGCAAGGCGGCCAGCACGGCCGGGGCCGGTTCCAGGGCCACCACCCTTTTTACCAGCCGGGCCAGAGGTATGGTGAAAGTACCCGCTCCGGCACCGATGTCCAGTACCTCCATTTGCGGGTGCAGTACTCCCTGTTGCTCGAGCCAGGCTAGTACACGGTCAACACGCCCTCTGGCGTTCGCCTGATCGGTCCAGCGTTCAACTTGCCCGGCCAGCCGGTTCCAGTATTCTATAGGGTTCAGGTCAGGGCGTCGCCTGGCAGATAGGGAATGGCGATGCGCC includes the following:
- a CDS encoding nucleotidyltransferase domain-containing protein, with amino-acid sequence MYGGYNETPQFEEYLAGHKRRAWMEEKFLVARKREAWKKAKRLAKELPLLFPLCRIYLFGSLTNGHFSTFSDIDIALEGLDEKDHLKTLTAAENIARPFRVDVIRLEEAPLSLKRKIFSQGVIIYEQGKD
- a CDS encoding ABC transporter ATP-binding protein, whose protein sequence is MDSNLLLIRNLSVEFPGPGGSIRAVDKVDLEIEKGERVALVGETGSGKSVLLLSLLRLLPAGARISGEVWYEGRNLLRLSEDELCRIRGRELAYIPQGTGNALNPVLTVGIQVAEPLIVHLGFKKRPALAKAVSLLGQLGIPEAQKRAFEYPHQYSGGMKQRALVAMGVVAEPEVLLADEPTKGVDWERREEILNLFQSLTGKTILTVTHDLCFAEKFAEKVAVMYAAQIVEVAPRAEFFRQPLHPYAQALLAALPPRGLRPLAGYAPEHASYGEPGCRFRMRCPRAFRRCQEEPPLLEENGRRVRCWLYVS
- a CDS encoding methyltransferase domain-containing protein; the protein is MITEKLNPEGGATNCSRYPLKDPHFWTETWNEAHRHSLSARRRPDLNPIEYWNRLAGQVERWTDQANARGRVDRVLAWLEQQGVLHPQMEVLDIGAGAGTFTIPLARLVKRVVALEPAPAVLAALQKRVEAQGLANVHFLDREWERIDPAQEGLARRFDLVFASLTPGVRDAETLQKMMTCSRRWCFLCDFAGRRQSTVREELWRMIFGEEMPPPGHDIIYPLNYLYTSGYYPSFQVWVDDWEQELPIAEAIADLEELFQFYTEVTPEVKEKMTDHVKRRATNGVFRRKDRVRLGMILWRVDDKWELETGVV
- a CDS encoding DUF2149 domain-containing protein, producing MKSLRKKKGLLTAAEEVNPLEGAINIVDAMLVFACGLMLALVIYWQVPIAPQGERIELKKAREVSHLPDVRRDLVERQEGGKVYEKVGTVFKDPETGKLFMITTEQLR
- a CDS encoding MotA/TolQ/ExbB proton channel family protein, with the translated sequence MDLLHGLREVMHQVSAILLAPTIAVLLFFICFAVIELGSLLVEWLFSRRVALTDVSDLVRRIKASRDRAELERLIKESNMLRRQKEALGALLAQAELPHAAWEALARRMLTQEELFYEKIVTKTDLVARLGPMLGLMATLIPLGPGLIALSQGDTEILAESLLTAFDATVLGLASAAVAFFISRVRRRWYEDYMSILETVTEALLEVSRSREVAAEKEGAADCG
- a CDS encoding cobaltochelatase subunit CobN, whose protein sequence is MRRWKWILLLFAVYLFATCFASPALGQSDLGVFRFDEKIKKETIDPERYPSREAYAAGEKLAREAVKKFKAEKGSYPPRVAAVVWGKETAGREGPMVSFALALLGVRPRWDPSGKVIGLELISSSELGRPRTDVITITTGLFRDLFKDQVIMLDRAHRLALAASYQSITSAYPELQVALDASLAPLEKAGLLVKGREPLDSNYVATCWIIAVHEFLAKGHQPEEAGELATARIFAPPAGEFGSGVTLIGSPQDPEKVADRFVNRLGNIYSETEWGTNRPEVFKELLKACKVLFHCYSESPILDQDDLPLEYTYVPGLKVALEKWGGGEVEKITGTIHGLQGGGTGEEQGQAEGSGTGGEQEKVEGSRVRLGEKGATPVAQKESSAEGKKPVQTSSQQQASSAPSSLRAPEAQPGARIFEIEPVPSPATNSQEQASCWSTVGILLALFAVGGVKGLLRHRREFAQVHLISF
- a CDS encoding ABC transporter ATP-binding protein, translating into MLVKAVALSKTYKIGWLKKRSIKVIKEAEIFIDKGETVGLVGESGSGKTTLGLLLTGLLKPDDGQIFFNGKEITRLTPSENKDFRRRVQIIFQHPEAAFNPKWRLIRSLAEPFRLHGIPFTERALLEQLETIGLYKEHLDRYPSQLSGGELQRAAIARVMVLEPKFLVLDEPTSMLDVITQAQIIRLLQEIQKEKGLAYLFITHDLELARLFCRRIYCLVDGKLQEMLTVRSASRESDF
- a CDS encoding ribonuclease toxin HepT-like protein; the encoded protein is MSKEKISAYLSLIGDLEDKMSFIENIARKINSLGQEISRISGKIPEEKLMALAGYLHHFYTGIEDILARIIKTVDGYMPRSGDWHSELLYVSSRKTPGVRPAIISAELQEILSDYKAFRHLYRHAYTKELRWKKIEHLALNIQDVWMAFKKSIGAIIQFLQKIINKLEKNEF